The Haliaeetus albicilla chromosome 9, bHalAlb1.1, whole genome shotgun sequence genomic sequence GACCCTAAAAAGAGAATAAGTAACCTACAATATTAACTCTGAAATCATTCTGAAAACAACCATTTCACAGAACAGAGAGGAATGGCACACAAGTACATATAATCAACAGCAATAATACAATTCCTTGATGCCAACAATATTACCTCTCCCAATCCAGTTAATTTTTTAGtcacctgaaaaatatttcaagacaGCTTAATATTAAACTATACAAAGATGACAGAAGCTATGTGATTAATGGGTCAAAATGatttcacagaatattttctaCTACAGAGAACCCTATACCTACAGATATCTCCTGTAACCACACAGTTGGTTTTCCTACAGCTGGATATTCCAACCACACAGGAAAACCCCACAGCACTGCAACAGTTTTCAATCTTACTAATGCTGCAGTTGGTGAAAAAAACCATGGCCTGGCCTACTAAGTTTGCCTGACATGccagttaaaaggaaaaaattttttaaacaacCCCCATGTGGTCCTTATCAAACTTGAATATTTTCAAGTTGACATCTGAGAAAGTTAGAATAtagttttaaaaaggaagttttcctttaatacctcttttctttcttctaatcTCTATAAAAGTTCCATATGATTGGTTATGTTTAGAAAGTCTATCTGCCATGCCCAAAAATCTGAAGATAACACTCAAAGTTATGAACAGAAAATGCTCATCTGAAGCCAACCCAATGCACATTATGCAGTGCCAGCCACAAAATCTGGACATTAGCTATTTAAATATAGGTAGAAACACCAAGTAAAAAATCCTGATTTAGCATTTTGTAAGACAAAACTGTAATTGTACATATTCCTATATACAAAATATGTAATACTTAAGAGAATTATTCTAATGTGTTTATCATTATCCTAGGAAATCCACGTTTCCTCATCAACAGTGTTCTAGTCCCAAAAAATTATATCAGCACAAAAATATCTATGCCTTAAAATAATACAAGTCTGACTAACACTTACCGGCCTGATGTCTATATCACACATTCCAACGCTTGTTGTGACAACGTGGCTCACACCCAACATCGTGTTACCAGATAAACCCTAGAATTAAAATTAGTAATCTACACATCATCGCTTCAAAAGAGCAAGGCATATGAAAGCCCTGAATGAGTTGAATTTACAAGTATTACTAGAGAGGGAGCTAAACATTACttagggaaggagaaaaaaaaataattcctattTTCCCATTCAGCTCATCACTACCCATTTTGAACTACATTTCGTCCTTCGTTTGCCCAACCCTAATACAACACAGGCAAATTCTACCCCCAAGAGAACCATGCAGTGtgaacacacacatacaaatcaTGAAATTAAGAACATCATACAAAAGGAAGCCATGTGATAATCTAGTAATTTAAAGCCTTCCAATTACTACATATCATAGTTGTTTTACCTTTACATTAGAAGGGTCAAACAATCCCTCAGGGATTTTTAGACGCTCAGCACCAAAGTCACAGTTATAGCCATTGGGGAACTCGTAATGAACTGTTGGCATCTGTGCTGCTACCCTAGAGCATCAGTCAGAAAGTTAACACATCAAAGCTCTATGTAAACAAGATGTTAAGTTATCTAAGTAGCATTATAAACTAAGGTTTCAATGGGAAAATTGTGATTGATATGACTTACACATTCCCTAATATTTAGTATGATCTCATGCATCTtggaatattaaataaaaaactatCACCTGGATGTATACTGTATTTctactttcagaaataaacagtTTTTATCTAAAAACTTCTTCTGCAATAAAGCCAGCCAACAGCAATGAACAGGGTAAGCACCCCACGCACAACTGATAATTAATTttacaagaaggaaaacagtgaCGTACTGTTCATCATAGGTTGAATCTGATACTTGGAGGACAGAAGCTTGGAAGTCCTGAATGACACACTATGGAGTTAAGAATAATATGGTTATGAGAATGTCAATCTTCAATTTTATAGAATTTATAGAATTGATACtgactttttaaagattttctaGTTCAAGAGGAAAACCTGATATACTCACAAAACTTCTTTATGGGAGGCCTAGGGGAGTTTGAGAGTGGGAGAAATGACCTACTTACATTACACATGTAGTTGTGCCAAGACCTAGTGACCTGGGgtaacttctcttttcttttccaatttgcTGGCGACCCCTCACGAACTGCCTCCTGAGATTGTAGGAAACATGATCATCAGTTAACCATTTAAGCCTCTCCCCAAGCAAACACTTACTAAATAAAGTTACTTCCCCACCTTTGAAGCAATCATATATGGAGGAATTATCTCTATGTTCATTTCCTGAAACAATTCCCGACACTGCATAGTAATAAAGTCTCCTGCAAGTGGTGATTTTACAATACCTAGAAGACAAAAAGAGaatcaaaaaaccaaaaacatccCACCAACAAATAAACTCTCCCTACAAACTATTTGTCAGTGAACACTGTTAGGGCTTTTTTCCATATTTAAGGGGATActtaaaaacaataacaaaactgtaaaagcagaaagaaagctAACTCAACCTTGATACTACAATGCTGTTACTCATGAAAATGTTTACCTTGCTGAAGTACATATCCATCATGCACTGGAATAGCAGTGGTGTGTGTTGCTCCGCTATCCAAAATGAGACCTGTAGATCTCCCGTTAGCAAAACTAGCCAAAAGGATTAAGGAAAATATTGTAATTTTCACTTTAGTAAAAAATGTTGCCATACAGTTAGCGCATAACTAGGAATGAGGACCATGATGTGTTATTCCTTGGCTCTACAAAAGGATTTGCTGTCTTCCAGTGTGCATTGTCTTTCTAAAAAGCGCACAACCTCATAGAGAGAATGGCTTTCAGCTTCCATCTGTGAACTATCCTGAGCTTTGGACGTACAAAGGTGAGACTTCACATGATTATGCAGCAAGCTCTAAGTACATCCAACTCATTTAGACTCTGAAGCTGAAAACATGTTgttagtttaaaataattacaaatattCATCTTAAGGCTATGGGAACCTCAAGCTCTAATTACTGTATTTAGTAGTCTGGACAACACCATTTCAGGTCTGTACTATTCTTACCCATGGTAtacaatggcaaaaaaaaattagaaaggcagggggggaggtggggaggggaaagacAATAAAGACAACATTGCCTCCAAGGAAAACAGTTAGACTGGGAGAACTTCAGAACTGAGCTCTAAAGCTTTAAAGTTCAGAAATGGAATTTGTTTACTTCCTCCTTAGATGTTtatggaaaaattaattcagaagaagaaaagttagACATGCTGTTATACTAGGAGTTGCCTAGAATAAGTTTACTGTAATTTCCGGGGTGGCAgggagtggggtggggaagCAGTGAAAAATTCCGAAGGATACGCTGTTAGAACAGCAGTTTTACACAAGAAAAAAGCAGGGATGTTGTAGTGTTCAAACATCAATTCAGTCAGTTTTTCACGCTTTGCTCTAGTATTccactagaagaaaaaaaccaaaccaaaccacaaataAGTGACAAAAGGAAGATATGTTTATCTTGAGGATGATGAGAGCACACTACAGGAATGCTAACATAATAAAGAAGTAATTAGAATTATTATGGCCACGGTTTCAAGTCATATCAAAATTCTATAGAGGCAGATTTCTAGTAATTGACTTCTTTAGAACCTTTTTTATTCCAATTCTACTACAATACATTAATGCTTATCTATCACACAGAATTAAAAGTGATATACACTTACTGTTACAACAGATTTCTTTACACTTCTATAGCTCTTCCAGTATCAGTCTCTCAAAGAACTCTCTAAAACAAGTAACATGCCCATTTGACAAGGGGAAAGATACATGAAATAACTTGCccagttgaaagaaaaataaatccagatttTCCTGTTTCCGAGGTATCTTCCTACAGTTCTACTGTACTTGTGAATAAGCCAGGATATGTATCGAATATTCTACACATTACTGAAAAAGTGAAGTTTTTTCCAAGCCAATACATAAAAGTAAGATTAGGTCTGCAAGGAGAATGTTAACGGGAACCTCTATTCAGACACCCACTGAGCCATCAAACATGAAATAACCATTCCAAATTCATCCATACTCCACAAGCTACAATTCTACACAAGggaataatgaaaaagaaaatccttttcatAAGATTTTATTAAAGAAAGGCATAACTTTCGTATGGCATGTCTACCTTTTGTATTCTGACTTTAAGATCTGTCCTTCAAATACTGAGCATTATTAAGTGAAAGAAACCTTGTCCACCTGTTTTCCCAGAAATCTGTATTCATCCACTTCAGTTACCTTACAGGGCcatttacagaaatgaagacagaaaaattaaagcttCTCCATTACAAATATTATTCTCTGACACGTAATATTAGTTGTAAGGCTGAATGAAGTGGCAGATTTTCAATAGCATTTTATTAAGCGTAACTTAAGAAGACATCCAAacatctttttgcttttattctaggcagtatttttttttaattctgtcctctttttgataaatgaaaaacaacagcaCATTGTAAATACTTTCTAACAGAACTCATGCAAACTatttcaaattgttttcttttttagatttttttttttaaaactgattacTTTCCAGAACCTggcaaagtattttaaaattgttatttCTATAGCTAAGTCTTAACACTTGAACCAACAAGCCAATATCAGACTTGTCCAAGACTAATGTTTGTAGAGTCAGCAAGAAGATACAGTTGAGACTTATCAAAATCCAAAGCTGCTTTTACTCACTGGTGCTTCGGACATAAGGACAGGATGCAAACTTGCTTCAGATTTAATATGCATCTTGTAAGTGTGATCCAAAATTGCCTGGAAACTATCCCAGTCTTCAACTGTAACAACATTGAAGCAAGCAGATTAGTTACCTCTAAGTTTTGTTCCATTTCATAAATACATAAAGGTATTCCAACACTTTTTTTGCATAGAGCTCTCGAGTCAAAAGCTATCCTCCGCAGCCATACAACTCCTTTAATAGTGTTGCAGAATTCTCTTCCTCTGTAATCATGATGATCATAACATTTCAAGAGTTATGCTGAAAGTCCACTAACACTGTAAACCAACTATACTTCATGCAATGTGTAAATCAGGCATCCATTCTTCTGGCTTCTGTTGCCATACGTAGCATCTGTTTACATGAAAGCTATGACTTTGGAGCCTagcaatgctattttaaaaacaggtagAAAAAGACAGAGCACCATACTCATTCcattttttaaaggtgaaaTGGCCTCCATATTTTCCCTTGGAACTCTCAGGGCATTGGTGTCTATGTAGTAAGTTGGGCCCCCTTGTTTGCCTTTGTCACCATCTATCTCCATCAGAGCGCTGCCATTGTCCCTTTCTAGCACCACACCAATGGCTGTTGGAAAATCAACCTGTAAGGCAAAAAGGTAAGCAGTACATGAGAATTATTAACGTTTTGGGcggtttttttcctcataaattCTGAGCTTTCCCTATACAATACAGTCAGAACAAAAACCAGCATATTCTGAAAACTCGTAACTAAAAAGTCCTAAGGCATAAATTCAAGTTGCATTTCCATTGAGTTACACAGATTCTCACCTTTGGACAGTCCTCGCCCGCATAGCCTGCTCTCACTGTATACGAGCCGATGTCAAAAACAAGAGCCCCGACTTCATCTGAAAAGATTGTTAATAAAGAGGTAGTGAATGGTTATTACACTCTACTACAATCCTGACCCTTCCCTGCCCACTGTCTGTTTTGcttgcagaagaagaaaagcaagtcaAGGCATCTTTTTCAAGGCAAGGAGAAAGTTCTCTATTCAGAACTCCAGTTACTGGAGAGCTATTAGAAGACTGCAGACAGGCTTTTGCTGGGACATTCCAATACCTTCCTTTGGCATAAATAAAAGGGGAATTTTAACAGAAGAGGGAGAATACAGTTGCATCCAAATAGATTACAAGATAAAGCTTTCAAAAGGTGCTCGCTTAACAGTCACACGAAGCCAGACGAGCCCAGACCTCCTGGGGGTGATCAGAATTAGAATGGTGGCCCTGAAGACACCAACTCTGTAAATGAAGGCTGCCACACCATGAAGCGCCCTCATCCCTTGCGTGTACGGATCCTCGCTGAGGTGCTCTGCACCCCCTCAAGAAAACCAAAGTCTGAAACAAAACACCCGACTTTAGTCCCGACGGAAGGGTGTGCAGAAGTGCCCTGGGAGGAAACGACACCCCGGTTTCCAAAGCGCGGGGTTTTCTCGGgccaccctgcaccccagcagCGCTAATTCAGCCCAAGGCCACGGCTCGGCCGGTCTCCGGGGGAAGCATCTCAGCGAAAGGACGCCGGGAGGGACAGAAACAAGGCCTGCAGccgcctcctcttcctcacgcATGCTGCCACCCCACCTCTAAGAAACGGAGGGACCGGGAGGGCTCCGGCTCCGCTACGGACTTGGGGGAGAGCCGGGCCGCggtccgccccccccccgccccgggctcGGGGCCTGAGGGAGCGGCGGGAGGCGGGAAGCGCCCAGGGGAAGGCTCGCACGCGCCGCCTCACGGGACGGCGCCGAGCCCAACGGtcgcggggcgggggggaggggaggggaggacggGCAAGCGAGGCGGCGCCGGACTCACCTCCCCCGTACACGCCGCCGCTCATGGCTGCCGCTGAGGCCCGCGCTGCCCGGCCCCGGTGTCCGCCGGCTCCTCTCCTCGGCGATCCGGCAACAATAGCGCCTTCGCCCCTCTCTTCGCCGGCGACTCAGCCTAACCTGCAGGCCGCCGCCTTCGCCGCCAATAGCAGCGGCGCTGCCGCTCGCCCGCCCACCGCGCGGCGCCCCGCCGAACCGCCGCTCCGGCACAAGGGCCAATCGCGACCGGAGGGAGGCGGGGTTATGCCGCGGACAGCCAATCCTGAGGCAGGAAGCGGAGGGCGGGCAGGCGGGCATACAAGCGTAGGTGCAGTGTGCGGGAGCGGCGGTGTGAGGAGAGTGGCGAGGCGGGGAGGTGTGAGGAGCGGGCCGGTGAGGAGCGGGAGGGCAGATGAGGTGGGGAGGAAGTTGAGGGGAAGGCTGCTGGCTTCGGTGGAGTGGGGAGAGGTAGCTTGGGAGTCCTGAGGGCTCGTGGGGTGGGCTTGTTGCCGGGTGAGGGGATACGGAGGAGTGGGGTGAGTAGAGAAGAGAGCTTCTGGGGGACAGGGGCCGGCTGTGGAAAGGAGTGACAGTTACTGCAGCTGGGCCCTCCTTGAGTCTGTCCCCTGCTACTGTCACTGCTCCTTTGGGCTCTTCCACTGAGAATAAAACGTGTTTAAAGTATACCTTGATATTCCAAACCTGTGTTGTTCCTCTCTCGCTTGGGGCACTCCTTTGCACCTCAGACCTCGGTCCCTGAAGCTTGTCTGGATAGTTGGGCACTTATGATTTGCCAGCTCAGCTGCCAGTTCAGCAGTTGAACTTGTAATTAGGATTTCAGATCACTTTGTTTGGTATCACAGTTCTCAGCCAAATTTGGTGTTCAGCCAGAACAACCAGAGAAGGGGAACTCTAGAGTTGTAGGaattaaaggaaacaaaagaaagagaccTCAGACATAACCAGAAGTTAGCATTAGAGAAGACTAAAATTTTAACTGGAGAATAGGGGATTTGGCTTAAAGTGTAAGCATCCCCAGTGTGCACCTTTTTGAATCCCGATATAAGGGTGTAGGTTTTTTGGAGGGGATGGAGAGCTGGTTTGGGTGGGGGGGCGGTGCCCTACTATAATCATGGGTGTTCAAGTTCACGTAAGACATATAGCTTATTTCTGTAATACTGTAGTAAGGATCTCCAAGCGATTAGATTTAGTCAGCATAATAGAATGATGTTTCATTtattacatttacatttacCTATAAAGTCTTACATAGCATAACAAATTATCTTAATAAGAATTAATTATTGGactgtaaataataaaaaagtgtttcttctaTTTTCACCATAAGACAAAAATTAGTGCTATGAGTCTTGCTTGGTCTTATTTTGATAGGGCTTTCAGAACTTCCTACaaagctttggtttttttctaagttGTGAATTAAGTTTCAATTATATGTCCTTATTTACACTGAATTTAATCAGTGAGGTAAGAAGAGAGATAAAATTTATATTTGGAGTACCCAGTAGTTTTATTCAGGAAATTTGTAAAGCTGTAGTGATGAGAACAGATTATTACGAATTGCATCAAACTTTATGCTagtgaaggagaaaagcaaccTAGGTGTGTGTGTTTGGACTACAGGTCCCAAGATGCTGCAGTTAACATTAGGCTGGTGACCAGCAGTCCCCCTTTAAGTCTCATCCTGAATCAAAACATAGCAAAAGTAGTAAAATCCAACAGTAAGGGACAACCagttgggtggggttttttaagcaCAATTATGAGAATATCAGGAGGTGATTGGACTTATCAACTCTCAAGGGCAAGGAATTTAATTTGACACACTGTTTTATTCTCTGTTTCTTTAGTGAGCGAACATAATTTTATTGTGCAATTAAGAAATGTGAAGTTTTTACATAAGTTATAATACAATACAACTGCAAAATAGAGATGCTAGCATTAGGAAGATAAATATCAACACTGCTGTTTCACTAACTATATCTCACAAAGTCAGTGCACCTCGATTTTGTATTATGAAATCTTTTAAAGTTAATGTGTTATCATGATTTCCAGTATGTGGCACTAATATTCAAGGTAGAGTTGTTTGAGGAGGAGGAATTAATTGCAGATGGGAAAAGCAGTTCAGAAATTTGGAATTACAATGCTAGAGGATCTTCATTTAACTCCTGCTTGTACTTTATTTTGTAGTAATGGTTCATTGTATTCAAACGATAATTGACACTTGAAGCCAGATCCTGTTCTCTGCACAAGAGCTGCTTATGATTGATCTGCAAGccagaaacaaacacagcattctgctgctttatttttcttcagtatttcttcaATGCAGAAGAATTCCCGGTGATGCCATCTGAAAACGTTTGCCAGGGTAAAGAGGCTTGTGGCTGTGTGAGGCATGGACAGAGGGCGTGCCTGTACTTGACTCATCTTTACTGCTCCAGTGGCTGATCGGGACTGACAGTAAGAACTGCAAGGTAATGTGCACTGGAAATCATGCTGATATCTAGAAGCCTCAGGATTTGGCAAGCGTAAGGAAGTAAAGCCAAATCTGTGTAATCCTCAAGAAGTCTGGAGGATATGGGGAAGGAAATTTAGACTGACAACTGTCTAGGTCTTACTTTTCTCTGCCTTGCACCGTTACAGGCATTTACATCAGTGGAAAGTGTGTAGAACATCATCACTGTGATTTGATAACATTTTACAGTGACTTTGCTTTCCAGCAGTGTGGATAACCCTACAAAGTTCAGTGCACAAGAGAAATAGACTCCAGGCACCTTTTTTCAGCAGAGTCCAACCTTGCTTAAAGAGATGCAAATCTAGGATTATTTCAGTGAATTCCTGGACGTCATCCTATGTTTGCATAAGAGCAGGTGAAATCTAGAGTTTTGCCACCACTGTCCATAATGTACCCAAatacttttggggtttttttaagtatttttgctTAGCTTCCTCAGAAGCAAGGATTATAAAATCAAAGTCAATGGAAACaatgaatgtattttatctAGGTTCCCATATTGGTACAAATGACCATAGTATCTCAGCAAAGTTGCAGGTGTAGGTATAATGCAAATTATGTGCTTTTAATGGGAATATCACATACTGATTTACTGTATGTAACATTGTATATAATAACTCCAGAGTCGGACACTAACATAAATTGTCCATAGGAATAAACAGAAGAATCATTTTAAAAGTGAGGCGTGAATCAAGACGCCAAATGATGATGCGTTCTAGTAAGCAAAAGTTAATTTCATCAGTGATAGTCTGGAGAATCTGAAGCTTCCTGATTATTgctttgacatttttaaaactttattaagATGTAATTGTTTCAAGTAAGTGCATTCACCTTTTTGGTAGCATAAAACAATGTAGAAAATGATGCATATGTCAAGCCAAAACTGAACAGAGTGATTTTTTGTTTCTCAACAAGCTGCACTTCCCCATCGGGTGGCTGATGGCCTGTTGCTTTTGTACAGTGCCATACAACTGCCAGTCAATCTCTCAGACTGTGGTGCCAGCTTTGAGATGTGGCAGCAGATGGGCTGTGACAATGGGTTATTCATAATGTCTGTGTTCCTCCTTGTTTCTTGATTGCAAAATGCACATTAAaggttttcttattttcagaagaggTCTTAAATGTTTATGTGAACTAAAAAGGAGTCTGTaggtgaaaaagcaaaataatcatTAATAGTCAATCACTCAAGAACTTTGTATGACCTCTCAACTGTCCACTATCTTTGCTAAAGTACTTGAGTACTTTGTCAATTTTAATACTTCCCTGCCTTACAGGGGTGCTGTGAGTATAAATACGCAGTCATCCTccttctgcagagaaagagcTAGAACACAAACTAAATGCTAAACCTCACTAAGGGGCCTCAACATTGCCATACCTGACCCTTAGGTTCTTTCCTCAGACTGGAATCCAAGCACTGAACTATGTTTCATATAAAATGTACTAAAGACAGACACCTTAAACCTGAGTTTGTGACAACGTAACCACTGTACAGGATGCTTGGGCTTAGCGGTTGAAAATGCTGAGGAGAGGAGGTATATCTGAAATCTTTCTGTGACTCCAGCAAGGCAGTCACGGGGATATATGTTCCAGAATCTTGTTTTGGAGCTGGTGTGTTTAACTTGTCCTTTTGTAAAAGACCCATGACTCactcttattttaaaacttgattGAAGGAAGAGGTAATGGTGCTTGCTGTTAATATACAGTCAACTTTCCATCACCAATAGATGGCCTGACtaaggttttttgggggggggcggggcggggcacGAGGAAAGAAGAGAATGTATGCTGAGATTCCAGCTGACTGGCTGGAATAATAGCGGCTAGGATACACTGGAGAATGGGATGAAAAAACACATAATATTAGTGCTGCTTTGTTGTTCTGAACCATAAGTCGTTCCCTGCAAAA encodes the following:
- the ACTL6A gene encoding actin-like protein 6A; the encoded protein is MSGGVYGGDEVGALVFDIGSYTVRAGYAGEDCPKVDFPTAIGVVLERDNGSALMEIDGDKGKQGGPTYYIDTNALRVPRENMEAISPLKNGMIEDWDSFQAILDHTYKMHIKSEASLHPVLMSEAPWNTRAKREKLTELMFEHYNIPAFFLCKTAVLTAFANGRSTGLILDSGATHTTAIPVHDGYVLQQGIVKSPLAGDFITMQCRELFQEMNIEIIPPYMIASKEAVREGSPANWKRKEKLPQVTRSWHNYMCNCVIQDFQASVLQVSDSTYDEQVAAQMPTVHYEFPNGYNCDFGAERLKIPEGLFDPSNVKGLSGNTMLGVSHVVTTSVGMCDIDIRPGLYGSVIVAGGNTLIQSFTDRLNRELSQKTPPSMRLKLIANNTTVERRFSSWIGGSILASLGTFQQMWISKQEYEEGGKQCVERKCP